A stretch of the Nitrospinota bacterium genome encodes the following:
- the rimM gene encoding 16S rRNA processing protein RimM produces MSNSLILIGGVTRAQGLKGALRVVPYLGASEDYGALSSVILMAEDREEERTVRACRAHGKVLIMELDGVDDRTAAESYVGAGLYADRRQLRDLEAGEFYKEDLIEATVVTEAGKPIGAVTNFIATGSNDVLVVKGDGEEHLIPLIHSVVRSVDLESRTITVVALEELYEEPTEVS; encoded by the coding sequence ATGAGTAATTCCTTAATCCTCATTGGCGGAGTGACCCGCGCCCAGGGACTGAAGGGCGCCCTACGGGTGGTGCCGTATCTAGGGGCGAGTGAGGACTACGGGGCCTTAAGCAGCGTCATACTCATGGCCGAGGACCGGGAGGAGGAGCGCACTGTTCGGGCCTGCCGTGCCCACGGAAAGGTTCTGATTATGGAGCTGGATGGGGTGGACGACCGCACGGCCGCCGAGTCCTACGTCGGGGCTGGTCTCTACGCCGACCGACGCCAGCTTCGCGACCTTGAGGCTGGGGAGTTTTACAAGGAGGACCTCATCGAGGCGACCGTCGTGACCGAGGCTGGCAAGCCCATTGGGGCCGTGACCAATTTTATCGCGACGGGCAGCAACGACGTCCTGGTAGTAAAGGGCGACGGCGAGGAACACCTCATTCCACTTATTCACTCGGTCGTCCGATCGGTCGACCTCGAGTCCCGGACCATAACAGTCGTCGCGCTTGAGGAGCTCTACGAGGAGCCCACCGAAGTTTCTTAA
- the rsmB gene encoding 16S rRNA (cytosine(967)-C(5))-methyltransferase RsmB: protein MNEPSVSRRVAARVLESLESKGGFANELLRVLLDSAAEGSAKSILPADRALARELVYGVCRWRSRLDWALSQVSDQPVGDLDERIKTILRLGAYQILELDRIPPWAAVNESVNLAKATGRRQAASFVNAVLRHLVRRQAELAEPTFDDPMEALVVGQSHPRWLVERWVARFGREATASILEANNERAPLTLRINPLKASLKEVATSLEKEGFGVRESSVVPGALRVESGPVEVTTTEVFQSGACTIQDEGAALVGYLSAPEAGQTVLDACAAPGGKATHMAEQMADGGVILAMDRHEGRMRRLVANGRRLGLRSILPFIGDGLSPPLREPVPLVLADAPCSGLGILRRHPEGKWLKGPEIIERHAALQAALLEALAPCVAEGGVLIYSVCAFEPEETNELVARWMAQRPGWTVEDPRPHLPDAAHRWVTAEGALSIVPESGGPDGFYAVRLRRARL, encoded by the coding sequence GTGAACGAGCCCAGCGTGAGCCGACGGGTTGCTGCCCGGGTCTTGGAGAGCTTGGAGAGCAAGGGCGGTTTCGCCAACGAACTGCTTCGGGTTCTGTTGGACTCGGCGGCCGAGGGGAGCGCGAAGTCGATCCTGCCCGCCGACCGAGCCCTCGCCCGCGAGCTGGTCTACGGGGTCTGCCGGTGGCGGAGCCGTCTGGATTGGGCGTTGAGCCAGGTTTCCGACCAGCCAGTAGGGGACCTTGACGAGCGAATTAAGACCATCCTTAGGCTCGGCGCCTACCAAATTCTGGAGTTGGATCGGATTCCCCCGTGGGCAGCGGTTAATGAATCTGTTAACCTCGCCAAGGCGACAGGCAGGCGACAGGCGGCGAGCTTCGTTAATGCGGTCCTTCGACATCTGGTCCGCAGGCAGGCCGAGCTCGCCGAGCCTACCTTCGACGACCCCATGGAAGCACTGGTCGTAGGGCAGTCTCATCCCCGCTGGCTCGTGGAGCGGTGGGTGGCGCGTTTCGGCCGCGAGGCTACGGCGTCCATCCTGGAGGCCAACAATGAGCGGGCGCCCCTTACGCTGCGAATCAACCCGCTGAAGGCCTCCCTGAAGGAGGTGGCGACCTCTCTGGAGAAAGAGGGTTTCGGAGTGCGGGAGTCGTCCGTCGTCCCTGGGGCGTTGCGGGTGGAATCGGGCCCCGTTGAGGTTACGACCACGGAGGTCTTTCAGTCGGGCGCCTGCACCATACAGGATGAGGGGGCGGCCTTGGTGGGGTATCTCTCGGCCCCCGAGGCGGGCCAGACGGTGCTCGATGCCTGCGCCGCTCCAGGCGGGAAGGCGACCCACATGGCCGAACAGATGGCTGATGGAGGCGTCATCCTTGCCATGGACCGCCATGAGGGGAGGATGCGACGCCTAGTTGCCAATGGCCGTCGCTTGGGTCTGCGCTCCATTCTTCCTTTTATTGGCGATGGCCTCTCTCCACCCCTGAGAGAACCCGTCCCTCTTGTCCTCGCCGATGCACCATGTTCCGGATTAGGCATCCTGAGGCGCCATCCCGAGGGCAAGTGGCTCAAGGGGCCCGAGATAATCGAGCGTCACGCCGCCCTTCAGGCCGCGTTGCTTGAAGCCCTGGCGCCGTGCGTTGCCGAGGGAGGCGTGCTAATATACAGTGTCTGCGCATTCGAGCCGGAGGAGACGAACGAGTTGGTGGCCCGGTGGATGGCCCAAAGGCCGGGTTGGACGGTGGAGGACCCAAGGCCCCACCTGCCTGATGCCGCCCACCGGTGGGTGACCGCCGAAGGGGCATTGTCTATCGTGCCCGAGTCTGGGGGCCCGGACGGATTTTACGCCGTCCGACTGAGGCGCGCTCGCCTATAG
- a CDS encoding PASTA domain-containing protein, with protein sequence MKGFLRWVAFTLLCIVVGIASGLVLLNFTLSGGEVVVPDLESKDILVALTVLNQREVNLRIVRREYSTAVPKNVIISQRPGAGTRIKKDSDVSVVISRGPKEVVVPTLTGETVRRATIVLRRNGLMPGLLTRTPSETHPAQIILAQDPLAGVVVERGGAINLLISTGKEPVYFHLPSFAGQKLKSAAKAVEDMGLKVGAITYEPANGARPSTVVSQSPPPGSRVAAGEAVRLALAKAGPHQEAPGEGTFTVFTYTVPKGVLERHVKVEVVYDVLSETVFDRMTRPGMEIRLLLRIHGDPSARIYLDGELVEERPL encoded by the coding sequence ATGAAGGGCTTCCTCCGATGGGTTGCTTTCACCCTGCTCTGCATCGTCGTGGGGATTGCGAGCGGCCTGGTCCTGCTGAACTTCACCCTCTCGGGCGGGGAGGTGGTCGTGCCCGACCTCGAAAGCAAGGACATCCTGGTGGCCCTGACCGTCCTCAACCAGCGAGAGGTGAACCTGCGGATTGTGCGGCGCGAGTACTCTACAGCAGTGCCGAAAAACGTCATAATCTCGCAGCGTCCAGGGGCGGGCACGAGGATCAAGAAAGACAGCGACGTCTCGGTGGTCATCAGCCGAGGGCCGAAGGAGGTGGTGGTGCCGACTCTGACCGGGGAGACCGTCCGACGAGCCACCATAGTTCTTCGGCGAAATGGCCTAATGCCGGGACTACTTACAAGAACCCCCTCGGAGACACATCCGGCCCAGATCATTCTCGCCCAGGACCCATTGGCCGGGGTTGTCGTCGAGCGGGGAGGCGCCATCAACTTGCTGATCTCCACGGGCAAGGAGCCAGTCTATTTCCATCTGCCCTCATTCGCGGGCCAAAAGCTCAAATCAGCTGCCAAGGCTGTCGAAGATATGGGCCTCAAGGTTGGCGCCATTACCTACGAGCCGGCCAACGGGGCCCGGCCGAGCACGGTTGTCTCCCAATCTCCTCCGCCGGGAAGCCGCGTGGCAGCCGGCGAGGCCGTCCGTCTCGCCCTGGCCAAGGCCGGACCCCATCAAGAAGCCCCCGGTGAGGGGACTTTCACTGTATTCACCTACACTGTTCCAAAAGGTGTATTGGAGCGCCATGTCAAAGTGGAGGTGGTCTATGATGTCTTGAGCGAGACGGTCTTCGATCGTATGACTAGGCCGGGCATGGAGATCCGCCTGCTTCTTCGGATTCACGGAGATCCAAGCGCCCGCATCTATCTCGATGGGGAGCTTGTCGAAGAGCGCCCCCTGTGA
- the def gene encoding peptide deformylase — protein MAREVVIFPHPALRKVCDPVHTFDAELRQLVEEMFEAMHRAPGVGLAAPQVDVPRRVLVVDISIGQDPGSTRTLINPEILATNGSTVAMDEGCLSFPGMNIEIDRPEGVTVRFQTVEGEPVEEEASGLLARVYQHEIDHLDGVLYFDHLSVIKRELFKKEYKRILNQRER, from the coding sequence GTGGCTCGTGAGGTAGTCATTTTCCCGCACCCCGCCCTGCGCAAGGTATGCGACCCGGTCCACACCTTCGACGCCGAGCTTCGCCAGCTCGTCGAGGAGATGTTCGAGGCGATGCACCGGGCCCCGGGCGTTGGCCTCGCAGCTCCGCAGGTCGATGTGCCCCGGCGCGTCCTGGTGGTGGACATCAGCATCGGCCAAGACCCGGGGTCCACGCGAACCCTGATAAACCCGGAGATTCTAGCCACCAATGGCTCCACGGTCGCGATGGACGAAGGGTGCCTATCTTTCCCAGGGATGAACATCGAGATAGACAGGCCCGAGGGGGTGACGGTCCGCTTTCAGACCGTTGAGGGGGAGCCTGTGGAGGAGGAGGCGTCGGGCCTCCTTGCACGGGTTTACCAGCATGAGATTGACCACCTTGATGGGGTGCTCTATTTCGACCATCTCAGCGTCATCAAGCGGGAGCTTTTCAAGAAGGAATATAAGCGTATCCTCAACCAGCGCGAGCGCTAG
- a CDS encoding KH domain-containing protein yields MLKELIYGIAKALVDHPELVQVNVVEGEKTTVIELRVAREDLGKVIGREGRTARAIRTILNAVATKLRRRAVLEILE; encoded by the coding sequence ATGCTCAAAGAGCTCATATACGGCATCGCCAAGGCTTTGGTGGATCACCCCGAGCTGGTGCAAGTCAATGTGGTCGAAGGAGAGAAGACCACCGTAATTGAGTTGCGCGTGGCTCGAGAGGACCTCGGCAAGGTAATAGGCCGAGAGGGGCGTACGGCCAGGGCCATTCGGACCATCCTCAATGCAGTTGCGACCAAACTGCGGAGACGGGCCGTCCTAGAGATTCTTGAATGA
- the rpsP gene encoding 30S ribosomal protein S16, giving the protein MAVKIRLKRMGAKKNPKYRVVVADVRSPRDGRVIEELGTYDPIPTPPVVSINEPRALYWLGQGARPTDKVASLLRGVGLLKKFREAAAPSIE; this is encoded by the coding sequence GTGGCGGTCAAAATCCGTCTGAAGCGGATGGGCGCAAAGAAAAATCCCAAGTACCGAGTAGTGGTGGCTGATGTCCGCTCGCCCCGCGACGGGCGGGTCATCGAGGAGCTGGGGACGTATGACCCGATACCCACCCCGCCGGTGGTCAGTATCAATGAGCCTCGAGCCCTCTATTGGTTGGGCCAGGGGGCGCGGCCCACGGATAAGGTGGCCAGCCTGCTTAGAGGCGTCGGGCTGCTGAAGAAGTTCCGTGAAGCCGCCGCCCCGTCGATCGAGTAG
- a CDS encoding methionyl-tRNA formyltransferase: MDVLFMGTPEFAVPTLQALLGSRHDLRAVVTQPDKPAGRGRRLSAPKVKQLALAHEIPCLQPAALNDPTVEDALSALEPEVIVVAAYGKILPPSILNIPPMGCINVHASLLPKYRGAAPIQWAIINGETETGITIMLMDEEMDHGPILLQRPVPILPDETAGELHDRLAALGPPCLLEALEGLEAGSLTPRTQDHAEATYAPMLSKEDGRLDWSEPSETVVNRVRGVTPWPGATTTLGGEPIKVWQASVGPAEASGRPGEVVAVGEDGLTVACGRGAVRIEELQVAGRRRMAVASFLRGYPVAPGTILGGQG, from the coding sequence ATGGACGTGCTCTTCATGGGGACTCCGGAGTTCGCCGTACCGACCCTCCAGGCTCTCCTGGGCTCCAGACACGACCTTCGGGCTGTTGTGACCCAGCCCGACAAGCCCGCAGGCCGGGGACGGCGGCTCAGCGCTCCTAAAGTCAAACAGCTTGCACTCGCTCACGAAATCCCCTGCCTGCAGCCGGCGGCTTTGAACGACCCCACGGTTGAAGATGCGTTGTCAGCTCTCGAGCCGGAGGTGATTGTGGTTGCGGCGTACGGCAAAATCCTTCCGCCCAGCATCCTTAACATTCCGCCCATGGGGTGCATCAACGTCCACGCATCGTTGCTGCCGAAGTACCGTGGGGCCGCGCCGATCCAATGGGCCATTATCAATGGGGAGACCGAGACGGGCATCACCATCATGCTCATGGACGAGGAGATGGACCACGGCCCCATCCTCTTGCAGCGGCCCGTGCCCATCTTGCCTGATGAGACGGCCGGGGAGCTCCACGACCGGCTCGCCGCCCTGGGGCCCCCCTGCCTCCTGGAGGCCCTGGAGGGCCTAGAGGCTGGCTCCCTTACGCCTCGTACGCAGGACCACGCTGAGGCCACCTACGCCCCGATGCTTTCCAAGGAGGACGGCCGCCTCGACTGGAGCGAGCCTTCCGAGACGGTGGTCAACCGTGTGAGGGGCGTTACCCCGTGGCCTGGCGCGACGACAACGTTGGGTGGCGAGCCCATCAAGGTCTGGCAGGCGTCCGTGGGTCCTGCAGAGGCTTCCGGACGGCCGGGAGAGGTTGTGGCCGTGGGAGAGGACGGCCTGACGGTGGCCTGCGGGCGTGGCGCCGTGCGCATAGAAGAGCTCCAGGTTGCCGGAAGACGGCGCATGGCCGTAGCGAGCTTTCTTAGGGGCTATCCGGTGGCGCCGGGAACGATTCTGGGAGGGCAGGGGTGA
- a CDS encoding ribulose-phosphate 3-epimerase produces MVQVAPSILACDFSRMGEEVAAVAAAGADLLHVDVMDGRFVPNISIGVPVVTSLRRVTDLPLDVHLMVMEPERYIEAFAEAGADYISVHVEVCGHLQGTLMLIKEMEVKAGVVLNPSTPLNTLDEVLPEADYVLLMGVNPGFGGQKFIDSVEGKVARLRSRIDEAGLPTLIEVDGGVTLDNAGRLRKAGVDILVAGTTIFSAEEYSIIIKALRTGP; encoded by the coding sequence ATGGTTCAAGTTGCCCCATCTATACTCGCCTGCGATTTCTCCCGCATGGGTGAGGAGGTGGCCGCCGTGGCCGCTGCCGGCGCCGACCTCCTCCACGTGGACGTCATGGATGGCCGATTTGTGCCCAACATCTCCATCGGCGTCCCCGTGGTCACGAGCCTCCGGCGGGTCACCGACCTGCCCCTAGACGTCCACCTCATGGTGATGGAGCCTGAGCGCTACATTGAGGCCTTCGCCGAAGCCGGGGCCGATTACATCTCCGTTCATGTCGAGGTCTGCGGCCACCTCCAGGGGACTCTCATGCTCATTAAAGAGATGGAGGTGAAGGCCGGCGTCGTCCTCAACCCATCCACGCCCTTAAACACCCTCGATGAAGTTCTGCCCGAGGCCGACTATGTCCTGCTGATGGGCGTCAACCCCGGTTTCGGTGGCCAGAAGTTCATCGACAGCGTGGAGGGAAAAGTCGCTAGGCTTCGGAGCAGAATCGACGAGGCGGGACTTCCCACCCTCATCGAGGTGGACGGAGGGGTCACATTAGACAATGCCGGGCGCCTTCGCAAAGCCGGGGTAGATATTCTGGTGGCGGGCACTACCATCTTCAGCGCCGAGGAATACTCCATAATAATCAAGGCGCTCCGCACCGGGCCCTGA